In a single window of the Micromonospora sp. WMMD1155 genome:
- the hrpB gene encoding ATP-dependent helicase HrpB → MLSDVTVDLPVRPVLPALVAALDRAGTAVLVAPPGTGKTTLAPLAVADRVTGRVVIAQPRRVAARAAARRMAELLGERVGERVGYAVRGERRVGPHTRVEVVTTGLLLRRLHHDPELPGTGAVLLDECHERQLDADLALAFTVEARATLRPDLWLLAMSATPDTDRFGALLGGSAPAPVVRADAALHPVTRIWSPPPRPIAPPGAGPVDRALLDHVAATVRRALRERDGDVLVFLPGAGEIAAVTGRLADLRETVALLPLHGRQRGTEQDAALRPADRRRVVLATALAETSLTVPGVRVVVDAGLSRVPRIDLARGLGALVTVPVSRAAATQRAGRAGREAPGYVYRCWSEATHERLPARPEPEIATADLSGFALELAAWGRPDGVGLALPDPPPVAAMTVARDTLHTLGAVDAEGRITTRGRTIAAAGAHPRLARALLDGADRVGADRAAEVVALLAEESVAGPGDDLVAGWRRLRAGVDAGTTARWRTEVRRLRAALPTDGANGRATDSTGRATAGALSDDLAAGLLVGLAYPERLARVRRPGGSAYLMTGGTAADLTAGSGLAGADWLAVAVADRTPGARAARIRRASPVDEATAREAAGPLLRTEREVGWADGDVVAREVTRLGAIELVQRRLDRPDRAEVAEALLTGLRQEGLGLLSWTPSARALRERLAFLRHHLGDPWPDVGDETLLDAAPTWLGPELAAARRRADLARADVTSALRRLLPWPLAARLDAVAPERIEVPSGSRIRVDYTDPAAPVLAVKLQETFGWAVAPHVGDGRVPVLLHLLSPAGRPVAVTADLASFWRTGYPQVRSELRGRYPRHPWPEDPGTATPTRHATPRRR, encoded by the coding sequence GTGCTCTCCGACGTGACAGTGGACCTGCCGGTACGCCCGGTGCTGCCGGCGCTGGTCGCGGCACTCGACAGGGCCGGCACCGCCGTCCTGGTGGCCCCGCCGGGCACCGGCAAGACCACCCTCGCGCCGCTGGCCGTGGCCGACCGGGTCACCGGCCGGGTGGTGATCGCCCAACCCCGTCGGGTGGCGGCCCGCGCCGCCGCCCGACGGATGGCCGAGCTGCTCGGCGAGCGGGTGGGCGAGCGCGTCGGCTACGCGGTCCGCGGCGAACGCCGGGTGGGGCCGCACACCCGGGTGGAGGTGGTCACCACCGGTCTGCTGCTCCGCAGGCTGCACCACGACCCGGAGCTGCCCGGCACGGGTGCCGTGCTGCTCGACGAGTGCCACGAACGACAGCTCGACGCCGATCTCGCGCTGGCCTTCACCGTGGAGGCCCGGGCCACCCTCCGGCCGGACCTGTGGTTGCTGGCGATGTCCGCCACCCCGGACACCGACCGGTTCGGCGCGCTGCTCGGCGGGTCCGCCCCGGCCCCGGTGGTACGGGCCGACGCGGCTCTGCACCCGGTGACGCGGATCTGGTCGCCGCCGCCACGCCCGATCGCCCCACCCGGGGCCGGGCCGGTGGACCGGGCCCTGCTCGACCACGTGGCGGCCACCGTCCGGCGCGCCTTGCGCGAACGCGACGGCGACGTGCTGGTCTTCCTGCCCGGGGCCGGCGAGATCGCGGCGGTCACCGGCCGCCTGGCCGACCTGCGGGAGACTGTCGCGCTGCTGCCGCTGCACGGCCGTCAACGCGGCACCGAGCAGGACGCCGCCCTGCGTCCCGCCGATCGACGCCGGGTCGTGCTGGCCACCGCGCTCGCCGAGACCAGCCTGACCGTCCCGGGCGTGCGGGTCGTGGTGGACGCGGGGTTGTCCCGGGTGCCCCGCATCGACCTGGCCCGAGGGCTGGGCGCGCTGGTCACCGTGCCGGTCTCCCGAGCCGCCGCCACCCAACGGGCGGGCCGGGCCGGTCGGGAGGCTCCCGGGTACGTCTACCGGTGCTGGTCCGAGGCGACCCATGAGCGGCTGCCCGCGCGCCCCGAACCGGAGATCGCCACCGCCGACCTCAGCGGCTTCGCGTTGGAGCTGGCCGCCTGGGGTCGGCCGGACGGTGTCGGGCTCGCGCTGCCCGACCCGCCACCGGTCGCCGCCATGACGGTGGCCCGGGACACGCTGCACACCCTCGGAGCGGTCGACGCCGAGGGCCGGATCACCACCCGGGGACGGACGATCGCCGCCGCCGGGGCGCACCCCCGACTGGCCCGGGCACTGCTCGACGGCGCCGACCGGGTCGGCGCCGACCGGGCGGCCGAGGTGGTCGCCCTCCTCGCCGAGGAGAGCGTGGCCGGCCCCGGCGACGACCTGGTGGCCGGCTGGCGTCGGCTGCGAGCCGGTGTCGACGCGGGCACGACCGCCCGCTGGCGCACGGAGGTACGACGGCTGCGGGCCGCGCTGCCCACCGATGGGGCGAACGGTCGGGCCACCGACTCGACGGGACGGGCCACCGCGGGTGCGTTGAGCGACGATCTCGCCGCCGGGCTGCTCGTCGGTCTGGCGTACCCGGAACGGTTGGCCCGGGTGCGGCGGCCGGGCGGCTCGGCGTACCTGATGACGGGCGGGACCGCCGCGGACCTGACGGCCGGCTCGGGGCTGGCCGGTGCCGACTGGCTGGCGGTGGCCGTCGCGGACCGCACGCCCGGCGCGCGGGCGGCGCGGATCCGCCGGGCCTCGCCGGTGGACGAGGCGACGGCCCGGGAGGCGGCGGGCCCACTGCTGCGCACGGAACGGGAGGTGGGCTGGGCCGACGGGGACGTGGTGGCCCGGGAGGTGACCCGGCTGGGCGCGATCGAGCTGGTCCAGCGGCGACTGGACCGGCCGGACCGGGCCGAGGTGGCCGAGGCGTTGCTCACCGGTCTGCGTCAGGAGGGCCTGGGCCTGCTGTCCTGGACACCGTCGGCGCGGGCGCTGCGCGAGCGGCTCGCGTTCCTCCGGCACCACCTCGGCGACCCGTGGCCGGACGTCGGCGACGAGACGTTGCTCGACGCGGCGCCGACCTGGTTGGGGCCGGAGTTGGCAGCCGCCCGACGCCGCGCCGACCTGGCCCGGGCGGACGTGACGTCGGCGCTGCGCCGGCTGCTGCCCTGGCCGCTGGCGGCCCGGCTGGACGCGGTGGCCCCGGAGCGGATCGAGGTGCCCAGCGGGTCCCGGATCCGGGTGGACTACACCGACCCGGCCGCGCCGGTGCTGGCGGTGAAGCTCCAGGAGACGTTCGGTTGGGCGGTGGCACCACACGTCGGCGACGGACGGGTGCCGGTGCTGCTGCACCTGCTCTCCCCCGCCGGTCGGCCGGTGGCGGTCACCGCCGATCTGGCCTCGTTCTGGCGCACCGGCTACCCGCAGGTCCGTTCCGAGTTGCGCGGGCGCTATCCACGGCACCCGTGGCCGGAGGACCCGGGAACGGCGACGCCCACCCGGCACGCCACGCCACGGCGGCGCTGA
- a CDS encoding pirin family protein, translating into MPAITVDNVLVLPRLPRLAESTTFRPVRTVTTAPSGFEGEGFPVRRAFAGVSTTDLDPFIHLDQMGEVDYAPGEPKGTPWHPHRGFETVTYIIDGVFDHQDSHGGGGTITDGDTQWMTAGSGLLHIEAPPEHLVMRGGLFHGTQLWVNLPRSAKMNPPRYQDIRGGESALLTTPDGGALIRVIAGEIAGHRGPGSTFTPITITHVTVQPGAQVDLPWQPEFNALVYVLGGRGTVGTGRRPVRTGQLAVHGPGDALRFTADAAQDGNTPALDLYIMGGRPIREPVAQYGPFVMNTRDELIQAFEDFRAGRLGVIPSERLPHTGGQGARP; encoded by the coding sequence ATGCCCGCGATCACCGTCGACAACGTTCTCGTCCTGCCCCGCCTGCCCCGGCTGGCGGAGTCCACCACCTTCCGGCCGGTCCGCACGGTGACCACCGCGCCCAGCGGCTTCGAGGGCGAGGGCTTCCCGGTCCGCCGGGCCTTCGCCGGGGTGTCGACCACCGACCTCGACCCGTTCATCCACCTCGACCAGATGGGCGAGGTCGACTACGCGCCGGGCGAGCCGAAGGGCACCCCGTGGCACCCGCACCGCGGCTTCGAGACCGTCACGTACATCATCGACGGCGTCTTCGACCACCAGGACTCGCACGGCGGTGGGGGCACCATCACCGACGGCGACACGCAGTGGATGACGGCGGGCAGCGGCCTGCTGCACATCGAGGCGCCGCCGGAGCACCTGGTGATGCGCGGTGGGCTCTTCCACGGCACCCAGCTCTGGGTCAACCTGCCCCGCTCGGCCAAGATGAACCCGCCCCGCTACCAGGACATCCGGGGCGGCGAGTCGGCACTGCTCACCACCCCCGACGGCGGCGCGCTGATCCGGGTCATCGCCGGTGAGATCGCCGGGCACCGCGGGCCCGGTTCGACCTTCACCCCGATCACCATCACGCACGTCACCGTGCAACCGGGGGCGCAGGTCGACCTGCCCTGGCAGCCCGAGTTCAACGCCCTGGTGTACGTGCTCGGCGGGCGCGGCACGGTCGGCACCGGCCGGCGGCCGGTGCGTACCGGCCAGCTCGCGGTGCACGGTCCGGGTGACGCGCTGCGGTTCACCGCCGACGCCGCACAGGACGGCAACACCCCGGCGCTGGACCTCTACATCATGGGTGGCCGGCCGATCCGGGAGCCGGTGGCGCAGTACGGCCCGTTCGTGATGAACACCCGGGACGAGCTGATCCAGGCGTTCGAGGACTTCCGGGCCGGCCGCCTCGGGGTGATCCCCAGCGAGCGTCTGCCGCACACCGGCGGCCAGGGCGCCCGGCCCTGA
- a CDS encoding DUF397 domain-containing protein: MTAHDPTRAAWRTSTRSSGNGNCVEVATADGRVAVRDSKDRTGPVLAFGPAAWRAFVSGVGEVRRR, translated from the coding sequence ATGACCGCGCACGACCCGACCCGAGCGGCCTGGCGCACCAGCACGCGCAGCAGTGGCAACGGCAACTGCGTGGAGGTCGCGACAGCCGACGGTCGAGTCGCCGTACGCGACAGCAAGGACCGGACCGGCCCGGTGCTCGCCTTCGGCCCGGCAGCCTGGCGGGCCTTCGTGTCCGGCGTCGGTGAGGTCCGTCGCCGCTGA
- a CDS encoding GNAT family N-acetyltransferase produces MSVVIERLGPEETALVAGRIAEAFTVLEVTYWLVPDASKREAVLAGDFEILVGHAMRHGMVHATEDRASVAVWFPSVGEPAPPPADYDARLAAACGEWTDRFQHLDELFAANHPHPDHHHLAFLATRPDRQGQGLGSALMRHHHAWLDANGMPAYLEASSPRSRDLYARHGYLAGEPFRVPDGTPFWPMWREPAGN; encoded by the coding sequence ATGAGCGTGGTCATCGAGCGGCTCGGGCCGGAGGAGACCGCCCTCGTGGCGGGTCGGATCGCCGAGGCGTTCACCGTGCTGGAGGTGACGTACTGGTTGGTACCCGACGCGAGCAAGCGGGAGGCGGTGCTGGCCGGGGACTTCGAGATCCTGGTCGGCCACGCCATGCGGCACGGCATGGTGCACGCCACCGAGGACCGGGCGTCGGTGGCGGTCTGGTTCCCGTCGGTCGGCGAGCCGGCGCCGCCACCGGCGGACTACGACGCCCGACTGGCCGCCGCCTGCGGTGAGTGGACCGACCGGTTCCAGCACCTGGACGAACTGTTCGCGGCGAACCACCCGCACCCGGACCACCACCACCTGGCCTTCCTGGCGACCCGGCCGGACCGGCAGGGGCAGGGGCTGGGCAGCGCGTTGATGCGGCACCACCACGCCTGGCTGGACGCCAACGGGATGCCCGCGTACCTGGAGGCGAGCAGCCCGCGCAGCCGGGACCTGTACGCGAGGCACGGCTATCTGGCGGGCGAGCCGTTCCGGGTGCCCGACGGCACACCGTTCTGGCCGATGTGGCGGGAGCCGGCGGGGAACTGA
- a CDS encoding APC family permease, producing MPPTSTVDRPSNVSDALARGRLGIPSVIFFVLSAAAPLTVVAGVVTTGYGVIGVTGIPLAFLLVAAVLALFSVGYVAMSRRVENAGAFYAYISRGLGRPVGVGASWVALIAYNALQVGLYGTIGAAAEPVLDRIFGGHPHWAVVALVAWALVGLLGLLRVDINGLVLAALLVAEIVVILVFDLGQIGNPAGDQVSFAGFAPDNLFVPGVGAVLVLAILGFVGFESAVVFSEESKDPKRTVPLATYLSVVIIAGLYALSSWTMAVAVGPDQIVAEAGEQSVGLIFNLAAAHLGDTVVTIGQVLFLTSVLAAMISFHNTTARYTFALGRERVLPAVFGQTSARSGAPRAASVAQSVLGLVVILVYAVNGWDPVVQLFFWGGTTGGFGVLLLIATTSVAVIAYFARSDGGENVWRRAVAPSLASIALFVIIWLAVSNFANLLGVAPDSTLRWALPAVYPVAALLGIGWALVLRANRPDTYARIGLGAASSAAVVTPAAPSTVEATR from the coding sequence ATGCCCCCGACATCGACAGTCGACCGACCCAGCAACGTCTCCGATGCCCTGGCCCGAGGCCGCCTCGGCATCCCTTCGGTGATCTTCTTCGTGCTCTCCGCGGCCGCGCCGCTGACCGTGGTCGCCGGCGTCGTCACCACCGGCTACGGCGTCATCGGGGTGACCGGCATCCCGCTGGCCTTCCTGCTGGTCGCCGCGGTGCTCGCCCTGTTCTCGGTGGGCTACGTGGCGATGTCGCGCCGGGTGGAGAACGCCGGTGCCTTCTACGCCTACATCTCCCGTGGTCTCGGGCGACCGGTGGGTGTGGGTGCCTCCTGGGTCGCGTTGATCGCGTACAACGCGTTGCAGGTCGGGCTGTACGGCACCATCGGCGCGGCGGCCGAGCCGGTGCTCGACCGGATCTTCGGTGGGCACCCGCACTGGGCGGTCGTGGCCCTGGTGGCGTGGGCGTTGGTCGGCCTGCTCGGCCTGCTCCGGGTGGACATCAACGGTCTGGTCCTGGCCGCGCTGCTGGTCGCCGAGATCGTGGTGATCCTCGTCTTCGACCTGGGACAGATCGGCAACCCGGCCGGCGACCAGGTCAGCTTCGCCGGCTTCGCACCGGACAACCTCTTCGTGCCGGGTGTCGGCGCCGTGCTGGTGCTGGCCATCCTGGGCTTCGTCGGCTTCGAGTCCGCGGTGGTCTTCAGCGAGGAGAGCAAGGATCCCAAGCGGACGGTGCCACTCGCGACGTACCTGTCAGTGGTGATCATCGCGGGGCTGTACGCGCTGTCGTCCTGGACCATGGCGGTTGCCGTGGGTCCGGACCAGATCGTCGCCGAGGCCGGCGAGCAGAGCGTCGGGCTGATCTTCAACCTGGCCGCCGCGCATCTCGGCGACACCGTGGTCACCATCGGGCAGGTGCTCTTCCTGACCTCGGTGCTCGCCGCGATGATCTCGTTTCACAACACCACGGCCCGCTACACGTTCGCGCTGGGCCGCGAGCGGGTGCTGCCCGCGGTGTTCGGGCAGACCTCGGCCCGGTCCGGCGCGCCCCGGGCGGCCTCGGTGGCGCAGAGCGTCCTCGGCCTGGTGGTCATCCTCGTGTACGCGGTCAACGGCTGGGATCCGGTGGTCCAACTGTTCTTCTGGGGCGGCACCACCGGCGGGTTCGGCGTACTGCTACTGATCGCCACCACCTCGGTCGCGGTGATCGCCTACTTCGCCCGCTCCGACGGCGGGGAGAACGTGTGGCGGCGGGCCGTCGCGCCCAGCCTGGCCAGCATCGCGCTCTTCGTGATCATCTGGTTGGCGGTGTCGAACTTCGCCAACCTGCTCGGCGTCGCGCCGGACTCCACCCTGCGCTGGGCGTTGCCCGCCGTGTACCCGGTGGCCGCCCTGCTGGGCATCGGCTGGGCGCTGGTGCTGCGCGCGAACCGGCCGGACACGTACGCCCGGATCGGCCTGGGCGCGGCGAGCAGCGCCGCCGTCGTCACGCCGGCCGCCCCGTCCACCGTGGAGGCGACCCGATGA
- a CDS encoding phospholipase D-like domain-containing protein, producing MPLQDWFLTAEERANPVSGLPVWTTGNLAEPLIHGAAYFDRLVEEVQALGPGDHLFFTDWRGDPDQRLRPDGPTVAQLFAQAAQRGVVVKGLIWRSHLDVLAYSEAENRDLSESISAAGGEVLLDQRVRRGGSHHQKLVVLRHPGAPERDIAFAGGIDLCHSRRDDADHRGDPQPVQMSPRYGSNPPWHDVQLAVRGPVVGALDTLFRERWTDPMPLDSENPIAYLRDRLRGADLRPDPLPEQPADPPPCGPHQIQVLRTYPAVRPRYSFAPDGERTVARGYTKAVHRARRLIYLEDQYLWSAEVADLFAHALRDNPELHLVAVVPRHPDVDGRLALPPNMVGREQALSLCERAAPDRVHVFDVENRSGDPVYVHAKVCVVDDVWASVGSDNFNRRSWTHDSELSCAVLDDTRDRREPTDPAGQGDGARVFARDVRLRLWREHLDRDPDGADDADLLDPAAAVAAVTAAADALQRWYDGGQVGERPPGRLRPHRPERLPWYTRAWALPVYRLVYDPDGRPLRARLAGTW from the coding sequence GTGCCGTTGCAGGACTGGTTTCTCACCGCTGAGGAACGCGCCAACCCGGTGTCTGGGTTACCCGTCTGGACCACGGGAAACCTCGCCGAGCCGTTGATTCACGGTGCCGCGTACTTCGACCGGCTGGTCGAGGAGGTGCAGGCGCTGGGCCCCGGTGACCACCTGTTCTTCACCGACTGGCGGGGTGACCCGGACCAGCGGCTACGCCCGGACGGCCCGACCGTGGCCCAGCTCTTCGCCCAGGCCGCCCAACGCGGCGTGGTGGTCAAGGGGCTGATCTGGCGCTCGCACCTCGACGTGCTGGCCTACAGCGAGGCGGAGAACCGCGACCTCAGCGAGTCGATCTCGGCAGCCGGTGGCGAGGTGCTGCTCGACCAGCGGGTCCGGCGCGGCGGGTCACACCACCAGAAGCTCGTCGTGTTGCGGCATCCGGGCGCACCGGAGCGGGACATCGCGTTCGCCGGCGGGATCGACCTGTGCCACAGCCGCCGCGACGACGCCGATCATCGTGGTGACCCGCAACCGGTGCAGATGTCCCCCCGTTACGGATCTAACCCGCCCTGGCACGACGTCCAGCTCGCGGTACGCGGCCCGGTGGTGGGCGCGTTGGACACCCTGTTCCGGGAACGCTGGACCGACCCGATGCCGCTGGATTCGGAGAACCCGATCGCCTACCTGCGGGACCGGCTGCGCGGCGCGGACCTGCGCCCGGACCCACTGCCCGAGCAGCCGGCCGACCCACCGCCCTGCGGTCCGCACCAGATCCAGGTGCTGCGCACCTACCCGGCCGTCCGCCCTCGTTACTCGTTCGCGCCCGACGGCGAGCGGACCGTGGCCCGGGGTTACACCAAGGCGGTGCACCGTGCCCGCCGACTCATCTACCTGGAGGACCAGTACCTCTGGTCCGCCGAGGTCGCGGACCTGTTCGCGCACGCGTTGCGGGACAACCCGGAGCTGCACCTGGTCGCCGTGGTGCCGCGACACCCGGACGTGGACGGCCGGCTGGCGCTGCCGCCGAACATGGTCGGGCGGGAGCAGGCACTGTCGCTGTGCGAGCGCGCCGCACCGGACCGGGTGCACGTGTTCGACGTGGAGAACCGCTCCGGCGACCCGGTCTACGTACACGCGAAGGTGTGTGTCGTCGACGACGTCTGGGCCAGCGTGGGCAGCGACAACTTCAACCGCCGGTCCTGGACGCACGACAGCGAGTTGTCCTGCGCGGTGCTCGACGACACCCGGGACCGGCGCGAGCCAACCGATCCCGCCGGGCAGGGGGACGGCGCTCGGGTCTTCGCCCGGGACGTGCGGCTGCGGCTGTGGCGCGAGCACCTGGACCGGGACCCGGACGGCGCGGACGACGCCGACCTGCTCGACCCGGCGGCCGCCGTCGCGGCGGTCACCGCCGCCGCCGACGCGCTCCAGCGGTGGTACGACGGTGGTCAGGTGGGCGAACGGCCGCCCGGTCGGCTGCGTCCACACCGCCCCGAGCGGTTGCCGTGGTACACCCGGGCCTGGGCGTTGCCGGTGTACCGGCTGGTCTACGACCCGGACGGCAGGCCACTGCGGGCGAGGTTGGCCGGCACCTGGTGA
- a CDS encoding helix-turn-helix transcriptional regulator → MRRRRIARELRQLRERAGMTLDVAARQLDMSKSNLSRIETAQIGIKPRDVRAALALYEVTGSDAEALIEIARGAQQRGWWQNYSDVLPEWFEFYVGLEAEAAALRTYEAESVPGLLQTEAYAREIFRRTAGEDGLERKVAARLHRQEVLRRENPVHLSVVLNEAVLLRPVGGPAVMAEQLIHMSRIAQLPNVTIQVLPFAAGGHPAMSTPYVILNFADAADASVVYLDNLTMGLALEEADQVLGYSLLHEELCRMALDPTASLTRLSDASRNFA, encoded by the coding sequence GTGCGCCGCCGACGCATCGCCCGGGAGCTTCGCCAGCTCCGGGAACGCGCCGGGATGACCCTCGACGTGGCCGCCCGCCAGCTCGACATGTCGAAGAGCAACCTCTCCCGGATCGAGACCGCGCAGATCGGCATCAAACCCCGCGACGTCCGTGCCGCCCTCGCCCTGTACGAGGTCACCGGCTCGGACGCGGAGGCCCTGATCGAGATCGCCCGAGGGGCCCAGCAACGCGGCTGGTGGCAGAACTACAGCGACGTGCTGCCCGAGTGGTTCGAGTTCTACGTGGGGCTGGAGGCCGAGGCGGCGGCGTTGCGCACGTACGAGGCCGAGTCGGTGCCGGGGCTGCTGCAGACCGAGGCGTACGCCCGGGAGATCTTCCGACGCACCGCCGGCGAGGACGGCCTGGAGCGCAAGGTCGCCGCCCGACTGCACCGGCAGGAGGTGCTGCGCCGCGAGAACCCCGTCCACCTCTCGGTGGTGCTCAACGAGGCGGTGCTGTTGCGCCCGGTCGGCGGTCCCGCCGTGATGGCCGAACAGTTGATCCACATGAGCCGCATCGCACAGTTACCCAACGTGACAATTCAGGTACTTCCCTTCGCAGCCGGCGGCCATCCCGCGATGAGCACCCCGTACGTGATCCTCAACTTCGCCGACGCCGCCGACGCGTCCGTGGTTTACCTGGATAACCTCACGATGGGGCTGGCTCTGGAGGAGGCCGACCAGGTGCTCGGGTATAGCCTTCTGCACGAGGAGCTGTGCCGGATGGCGCTCGATCCGACGGCGTCCTTGACCCGCCTTTCGGATGCTTCTCGTAACTTTGCGTGA
- a CDS encoding GPP34 family phosphoprotein has translation MLIADEFFLIAHNDSRGKAKLHPAATGFGLAGGLLGELILYGHITVSGGQVTVIDRRPPADALAHTVLDQLIGEPQHQELRTWLSFLAQSATTSVGERLARAGVLRRQESRRLLRTSVTYLPIDLNAVAWPATRLRALLERPDPPNVPDALLLGLVVAAGLTREVLWSAGPRAHHRLNVLIPALPAPLKELVGHTEAAVGAAVLRGIP, from the coding sequence TTGCTCATCGCCGACGAGTTCTTCCTGATCGCCCACAACGACAGTCGTGGCAAGGCCAAGCTGCACCCCGCGGCGACCGGGTTCGGGCTGGCCGGCGGGCTGCTCGGCGAGCTGATCCTCTACGGACACATCACCGTGTCGGGCGGGCAGGTCACCGTCATCGACCGCCGTCCACCGGCGGACGCGCTGGCGCACACCGTGCTCGACCAGTTGATCGGCGAGCCCCAGCACCAGGAGCTGCGTACCTGGCTCAGCTTCCTGGCGCAGAGCGCGACGACCTCGGTGGGGGAGCGCCTGGCCCGGGCCGGCGTGCTGCGTCGGCAGGAGAGTCGACGGCTGCTGCGTACCTCGGTCACCTACCTGCCGATCGACCTCAACGCGGTGGCCTGGCCGGCGACCCGGCTACGGGCGCTGTTGGAGCGGCCCGACCCGCCGAACGTGCCGGACGCCCTGCTGCTCGGCCTCGTCGTGGCCGCGGGGCTGACCCGTGAGGTGCTGTGGAGCGCCGGTCCGCGCGCCCACCACCGGCTGAACGTCCTCATCCCCGCACTGCCGGCGCCGCTGAAGGAACTGGTCGGGCACACCGAGGCCGCCGTCGGCGCCGCCGTGCTGCGCGGCATCCCCTGA
- a CDS encoding SigB/SigF/SigG family RNA polymerase sigma factor yields MTAPTITEQPSTAVKATTKLDPRALTDSAADLLNAMAALPANHPSRAALRDRAIEAWLPLANHLAHRYSGRGEPTDDLAQTAAVGLIKAIDKFDPSRGVDFAGYAIPTIIGELKRHFRDRTWDIRVPRRLQELRLAISDANSSLLQTLGRSPTVADIAAHLKLTEEEVLEGLEGARAYNAVSLSTPTGDGERATELGDMLGGEDNEFELAELRVALGPALATLDEREQKILTLRFYGNLTQSQIADQIGVSQMHVSRLLTRALTKLRGQLDGTY; encoded by the coding sequence ATGACCGCGCCAACGATTACCGAGCAGCCGAGCACCGCCGTCAAGGCCACCACCAAGCTCGACCCGCGCGCTCTCACCGACAGCGCCGCCGACCTGCTCAACGCCATGGCCGCACTGCCCGCCAACCACCCGTCGCGCGCCGCCCTGCGGGACCGCGCGATCGAGGCCTGGCTGCCGCTGGCCAACCACCTGGCCCACCGCTACAGCGGGCGCGGCGAGCCCACCGACGACCTGGCCCAGACCGCCGCTGTCGGCCTGATCAAGGCCATCGACAAGTTCGACCCCTCCCGGGGTGTCGACTTCGCCGGCTACGCGATCCCCACCATCATCGGCGAACTCAAGCGACACTTCCGGGACCGCACCTGGGACATCCGCGTGCCCCGCCGGCTCCAGGAGCTGCGGCTGGCCATCTCCGACGCCAACAGCTCGCTGCTGCAGACCCTCGGCCGCTCGCCGACGGTCGCCGACATCGCCGCCCACCTCAAGCTCACCGAGGAAGAGGTCCTGGAGGGCCTGGAGGGCGCCCGCGCCTACAACGCGGTGTCGCTGTCCACCCCGACCGGCGACGGCGAGCGGGCCACCGAACTGGGCGACATGCTCGGCGGCGAGGACAACGAGTTCGAGCTGGCCGAGCTGCGGGTCGCCCTCGGCCCGGCGCTGGCCACCCTGGACGAGCGCGAGCAGAAGATCCTCACGCTGCGCTTCTACGGCAACCTGACCCAGTCGCAGATCGCCGACCAGATCGGCGTCTCGCAGATGCACGTCTCCCGGCTGCTGACCCGGGCGCTGACCAAGCTGCGCGGCCAGCTGGACGGCACGTACTGA
- a CDS encoding protein phosphatase 2C domain-containing protein: MTLKLRSVGTSDPGLIRSGNQDALHAGTWLVAVADGMGGMAAGDLASALTIDAVAPLDVETPEDALVAALEGGIALATSRIRQAVAEDPERQGMGTTLTALLFARTGSCLALAHVGDSRAYLYRDGVLKQVTRDDTFVQMLVDQGVITPDQASSHPRRAVVTQALQGDEVSPAYATMVPRAGDRWLLCSDGLSNVVRPDTLTEVLAGYPDRAECVGKLIDLALHAGAPDNVTVVVADVAEE; this comes from the coding sequence ATGACCCTGAAGCTGCGTTCCGTGGGAACGAGCGATCCTGGGCTGATCCGCAGCGGGAACCAGGACGCCCTGCACGCCGGCACCTGGCTCGTCGCCGTCGCCGACGGCATGGGCGGGATGGCCGCCGGCGACCTGGCCAGCGCCCTCACCATCGACGCGGTCGCCCCGCTCGACGTGGAGACACCCGAGGACGCCCTGGTGGCCGCGCTCGAAGGCGGCATCGCGTTGGCCACCTCCCGGATCCGCCAGGCGGTCGCCGAGGATCCCGAGCGTCAGGGCATGGGCACCACCCTCACCGCCCTGCTCTTCGCCCGTACCGGCAGTTGCCTGGCCCTGGCGCACGTCGGCGACTCCCGGGCCTACCTGTACCGCGACGGCGTGCTCAAGCAGGTCACCCGCGACGACACGTTCGTCCAGATGCTGGTGGACCAGGGCGTGATCACCCCGGACCAGGCCAGCAGCCACCCGCGACGCGCCGTGGTCACCCAGGCGTTGCAGGGCGACGAGGTCTCCCCGGCGTACGCGACGATGGTGCCCCGGGCCGGCGACCGGTGGTTGCTGTGCAGCGACGGGCTCTCCAACGTCGTCCGTCCGGACACCCTCACCGAGGTGCTCGCCGGTTACCCGGACCGGGCGGAGTGCGTCGGCAAGCTCATCGACCTGGCGCTGCACGCCGGCGCGCCGGACAACGTCACCGTCGTGGTGGCCGACGTCGCGGAGGAGTAG